DNA sequence from the Sinorhizobium sp. RAC02 genome:
GGAAAATTGTCTCCGGCTCCATCGAGATCGCTGGCAAGCCGATCGATCTGCGCACCGGCCGCACCGAGGGCATCGTGCCCGGCCGCGATGTCGGCGCGATTTTCCAGGACCCGATGACCAGCCTCAATCCGCTGTTCACGATAGAAAGCCAGCTTTGCGAGGGCATGCTTGCCCATCTTAAACTCTCCCAGAAGCAGGCGAAGGCCCGCGCGCTGGAGTTGATGAAGGCTGTCGGCATTCCCGAGCCCGAACGCCGGCTCGGCAGCTATCCGCACCAGCTTTCCGGCGGCCAGCGCCAGCGCGTCGTCATCGCCACGGCCCTTGCCTGTGGCCCGCAGCTCATCGTTGCCGACGAGCCGACGACGGCGCTCGACGTTTCGGTACAGGCGCAGATCCTCAAGCTCATTCGCGACCTTGCAGATCAGCGTGGCGTCGGCGTGCTCCTCGTCACCCACAATATGGGCGTCGTCGCCGAAATCGCCGACCGCGTCACCATCATGCAGAACGGTGCGGTGGTGGAAAGCGGCCTGGCCCGCGAGGTTCTGACGGCGCCGAAGGCCGCCTATGCCCGCACGCTGATCGCCGCCGTGCCGCCGATCGAAACCCGTCTCGACCGTCTGCCGGTGCCGAGCGAGGAAACGCAGGTGACGCTCGATGCCCGCGCGAGCGTACGCCGTAACAGCACGACGGCCGAAACCGGAAGCCGCGACGACGTGGTGCTCTCCGTCACCGACCTCTGCGTCGAATATGGCGCGCGGTCGTTGATCCCGGGCCGAAAGGCCTCGGTCTTCAAGGCGGTGAAGGGCGTCTCCTTCGACGTCCGTCGTGGCGAAATCTTCGGTCTCGTCGGCGAATCCGGCTGCGGCAAGACCACCGTCGCCAACACCATCGCCGGCCTCGTCACCCAGAGCTCCGGCACCATCGACTTCCAGGGCACGGCGCTCGGCGCCAAGCGCGAAAAGTCGGTGCGGAAATCCTTGCAGATGGTGTTCCAGGATCCGTATTCCGCGCTCAACCCGCGTCTGCGCATCAATGCCGCCATCGCCGAGCCGATCCTGTTCTACAAGCTCGCCTCCAATGCCGAAGAGGCCCGGCTGGATGCGAAAACGTTGCTGGAAGCGGTCGGCCTGCCGGCGGATGCGGGTTCGCGTTTCTCGCACGCCTTCTCCGGTGGCCAGCGCCAGCGCATCGCCATTGCCCGCGCCCTGGGGCCGCGTCCGTCGCTGCTGATCTGCGACGAACCGACGTCGGCGCTCGACGTTTCAGTGCAGGCGCAGCTTCTCAACCTGCTGAAAGACCTGCGCGACCTTGCCGGCCTATCCATGCTGTTCATCAGCCACGACCTCGCGGTGATCCGCCAGATGTGCGACCGCATCGCGGTGATGAAGTCGGGCGAGATCGTCGAACTGGCCGACACCGAGACGCTGTTCACCGCGCCGAAGCACGACTACACCAAGGAACTGCTGCGCCTCGCACCCTCGCTCGACCGCATCCTGTCGCGGCAGGCCGCGGCGGAATGATCTGACAGACCGGAGACCCGCCATGGCCGATATCCTCATCAAGAACGGCACCGTCATTGCCATCGATCCGGAGCGCCGGATCATCGCCGATGGGGCGGTCGCCATCACCGGCGACCGCATCGTGGCCGTCGGGCCGACGGCGGAGGTGGAGGCCGCGCATCCGGCCCGCGAGGTCATCGATGCGCGCGGCATGGCGATCATGCCCGGCTTCGTCGATGCCCACGCCCATGCCGGCCACGGGTTGATCAAGACACTCGGCGGCGGCAAGAGCGATCCGTGGTACCAGGCCTGCCGCGGTGCCTATACGGTCGGCTCGACGCCGGAGTTCTGGTTTGCGGAGGCGCAGCTTGCCGCGCTGGAGCGCCTGCGTTTCGGCGTCACCACAGGTGTCTCGCTGCTCGGCGGCGGTGATTCCGTCATGCGCACCGACGATCCGATCTATGGCGATGCACATATGGAGGGCGTGCTCGGCATCGGAACGCGCTCGGTGGTGGCCGTCGGCACCACGCGCCCGCCGCATCCGCTGGCCTATGCCCGCTGGGACGGTGAGAAGCGCACCGATTACCCGTTTCCTTCGAGCAGCAGTTTGCCACCTGCAAGACGCTCATCGATCGCTGGCATGGCAGCCATGATGGCCAGTTGCACGTTGCCCTGCTCACGCCGACCCTGCACCGGGGATATCATGAAGCCGCCGGTGCGGAAGAGGCGGTCGCCCAGTCGCGCTTGGTCAAGCAGTTTGCCGAGGAACGCGGCCTCGTCTTCACGCAGGACGGCCACACCAAGGGCAGCGTTCGCATCGCCCACGAGGTTGGCATTCTCGGCCCGCGCACCCTGCTGTCGCATGCCACCGGCCTGGACGAGGAAGAGATCGCGATCTGTGCCGAGACCGGCACCACCATCGTGCACAATCCAAGCGCCGTCGCCGCTATTATGGCGCGCTGCCCGGTGACGGAGTTGATTGATGCCGGCGTCACCGTCGTCATCGGCTCGGACGCCACCGCTCCGGACCGTTCGGCCGACATGTTCCGCCACATGCAGCAATGCATGCACTACCACCGCACCCATTTCCACGATCCGAGCTGGCTGCCGCCGGGCAAGGCGCTGGAAATGTGCACCATTGACGCCGCGCGCGTGCTTGGCCTCGAAACGGAGATCGGCTCGCTGGAGCCGGGCAAGAAGGCCGACATCATCCTCGTCGACCTGCGCCGCCCGCATCTCTACCCGGCCCACATGCCGGAATTCCGCGTCACCTATTTCGCCAATGGCAACGACGTGCACACCGTGCTCATCGGCGGCAAGGTTTTGCTGCGGGATCGGCAGCCGGTCCATGTCGATCAGGATGCCGTGCTCGACGCAGCACAGCGTGAGGCGGACAAGATGATCGACCGGCTCGGCCTGCGTTATGCGCTGGAGACGCCGCGCATGTTCTGGGGCCACAGCCGCGATCTGGACCTGATCGAATAATCCCGTCGCTGCCCCGCATCAAACCTGGCGCGGGGCATCCTGCAACGACTCTGTGTAGTACTGGTCGTAGAGTTGCCGGTATTTTTCCGCCGCCCCGAAGTCGCTGTAGCGGGGAAGCGCTGCCATGTCGGTCTTATTGAGGATGACGCCCAGCACCTTCGCCTCGATGCGGTTTTCCGCGTTGAGCAGGTCGCGCACCAGGGCCGAAGGGGTCTTGCCCCATTCCACGACGAAGACGAAGCCGTCGGCAAGCGGTTCGAAGGCCTTGGCATCGACCACAGGGCCGAGAGGTGCGAGGTCGACGATCACATAGTCGAAGGCCTTGCGAACCTCGGCGATGAGCCGTTTCATGCCGGGGGAGGAGACCAGTTCGTTGGTATGGTGCAGCGCGCCGCTGCCGGAGCGGAGCGCGATCGGCAGCACGGCGAGCTTGGTCTGGCGGTCGATCTTGATCGCCTGGTTCCAGGGGATGTCCCCGAGGATAGCCTCGACAAGGCCCACCTCGGGCGTCGGCTTCAGCATGGCGCTGAGGCTCGGTTTGCGCAGGTCCGCGTCGATCAGCAGCGTACGCTTGCCGCTGGCGGCGAGCAGGGCGGCGAAATTGGTCGCAACGGTGGATTTACCCTCACCGGGCAGCGACGACACGACGCCGATCACCCGGCTTTCCTGGCCTTGCAGCATCACGTCGCTGGCAAGTTTGGCATTGCGCAGCGTCTCGGCGAAGGCCGAGCGCGGCGCATCCAGCACGATGCGCGTCATGCGCTCGAGCGGAATGACGTCCTCCTCCTCCGGATTGGTCGGTTCCGCCTTCATCGCCTTCGCGCCGATCATCGCCGGTTTGCGCTTCTTCTGCCCGCCGACCAACGGCAGGTAGCCGAGCGGTTTCAGGCCCAGCACGGTGCGCACATCGCCCTCGACGCGGAAATAGCGCTCGCGCATTTCCTGCACGAAGGTGAGTGCTGCGCCCGCCATCAGGCCGAGCACCAGTGACAGGCCGATGACCATCGTCTTGCTGGGGCTCGACGGCGAGACCGGCACGCCCGCATCGGAAATCACGCGCGCCTTGGCGATCGGGAAGGATTGCTGCTGTGAGGCCTGTTCGTAGCGGCTGAGATAGGATTCCGACAGCACCTTCAGCGCCGTCGCCTTCTGTTCCAGCTCGCGCAGGTGCACCAGCGATCGGTTGGCCACGGCATTGTTGCCGGCGACCTTTTCAATGCTCTCACGCAAGGAATCCTCCCGGGAGCGGGCGACCTCGTATTCGTTGCGGTAGCTCGCCGTCAGTTGCTGGAGCTCCTGGTAGATCTGCCGCGTGAGGTCTTCCTTGTCGGTGCGGAGTGCCACGGCCTGCGGGTGGTCCGCACCAAAATTCTGGGTGATTTCCTGCTCGCGCTTGACGACGGAAATGTAGCGGCCACGCAGATCCTGGATCAGCGAATTGTCCGTCTGGCGTGTCGGGACCGTCGCATTGTCGACGGCCTTTTCCGCGCCCTGTTCGATGATCGCTTTGAACTGGTTGTAGCGGGCCGAGGCGCTCGCAGTATCTGCCTGCGCGACGATAAGCTGGCTGTTCAGGTCAGAGAGTTGCTGCTCCGACATCAGTTCACCGCGGGCGGAGGTCAGCCCATTCTCGTTCTTGTAGCGCTCCACTTCGAGCGCGGCAGACTGGGCGCGGCCCTGCAGGTCGGTCAGGCGCTCCTGCAGCCAGATCGTCGCCTGTTCGGTGGCGTCAAAATTGGCGTTGAGCTGATCTTCGAGATAGGCGTCGGCATATTTCTTGGTGATCGCCGCGGCGAGCTGCGGATCGGACGAGCGGAAGGAAACCGCCACGACGGAGCTGCGGGCGACGCGCTCGACGTTCAGCGACTGTTGCAGGATCGCCGCCGCCTTCTGGCGCCGGCCATTCAGCAGGTCGGCCTCCGATGGCCCGGGACCGGTGGAGGCGAACGAGGTCAACGACTTCATCCAGCCCTTGGCGATCGCGATGGGGGATTGCGGCGGGTTGAGGATGATCTCGTTGTCCCCAAGCTTGAGATCGTCAACCACGCGCAGCGCCATGCGGCCGGATTTCAGGATTTCGACGGCGCTCGATATGCGCATATCAGCCTGCTGGCTGCTCTGCGCCGAAGGCTCGGTTTCCTCGGCATAACGCGACAGGTTCTCGTCGAGCAGCACCTGCGTCATCGACGTATAGATCGGCGTCGCGAAGACGAGGTAGGAGACGCCCAGCGCGACCGCGAGGACGACCGTCATCGCAATCAGCCGCGTATGGCGCACGAGGATCGTGAGCAGGCGGTTGAGGTCGATGAAGGAATCGGACGGGTCCGGTTCTCCGCGGAAAACGCGGCTGTGCGGTACGGTGCGTTGATGCATGTGGCTCCGTTCTGCCTTTCGGCTCGGTGGGGGCTTTCGTCCTCCCGCAGGCGGTGGTCCCGGGCCGCACCGGCCCGGGACCAGGAATTATGCCGCGCGAATCCGGCTCTCGTGCGACATCACCATGTCACGAAGGGATTCGTAGACGGCGGCGCCGATGTCTGGGCGGGCAAGCGCGAAGGCGACATTGGCCTCGATGAAGCCGTGCTTCGAGCCGCAGTCATAGGTTCGTCCCTCGTAGACATGGGCGTGGAAGTCCTGTGCTTCGGAGAGTTTCAGCATGCTGTCGGTGAGCTGAATCTCGTTGCCGGCGCCTCGCTTCTGATGGGCGAGATGACCGAAGACTTCCGGCTGCAGGATGTAACGGCCGTTGAGGAAGAAGTTGGACGGCGCGTCGCCTGCCTTCGGTTTTTCCACCATGTGGGTGACGGCAAAACCATGCCGCACGGCTTTCCCCTTGCCGACGATGCCATATTGGGAAGCGTCCTCCGGGGCGCATTGTTCGACGCCGACGACATTGCCGCCGACTTCCTCGTAGAGGTCCATGAGGCCGGCAAGGCAGCCACGCGGGCCGAAGGAAATCATATCGGGCAGGAGAAGCGCGAAGGGCTCGTCGCCGATCACGTCGCGCGCGCACCAGACGGCATGGCCGAGGCCAAGCGGTGCCTGCTGGCGGGTGAAGCTCACCGAACCGGCGGTCGGCAGAAGCCGGCCGAGTTCGCTGACCTTGTCGTCCTTACCGGATTTCTCCAGCGAGGAGATCAGTTCCGGCGTGTCGTCGAAATGGTCCTCGATGACCTGCTTGTTGCGGCTGGTGACGAAGACGACATGCTCGATGCCGGCTTCGCGCGCCTCGTCGAGGGCGTATTGCACAACCGGGCGGTCGACGATGGTCAGCATTTCCTTCGGCATGGCCTTGGTGGCCGGCAGGAAGCGTGTGCCGTTTCCGGCAACGGGAATGACGGCCTTGCGGACAGTCTTGGTTCGCTCCATGGCATTATCCTTTGTTCTTGAGCGGCAGATCTTGCGCTGTCGATGGGGAGGGAGCCGCGCGGGGCGCGGCCGTTTTGCGATGGGACGACGCGGCCATCAGGCGGCGCCATCGGGCGGCGAGCGGCATCCTGAGATGCCGGAGCGCGACGGGATCGCCGAGCGCTACCCTGAGGGCAGGCCCGAACGAACGATTCTTGAGATGCTGGATGAGGGCGAGGAAGGAGCGGGTCTCTTCGAGGTTGCGCGTGCGCCGACGTTGTGCGGCGGTGTCGGTGCCCTTCAGCGCAAATCGCGCGAGGAAGCGCCGGTCGCCAGCCAGCATCGCGTCCACATGATGGAGGTGGAGCACGCGCGAAATCGAGGCTTCGCGAATGTGGTAGCTGTAGCCCGCTTCCGGCACCACGACGCATTTGCCGCCGGCGGCAAGCGCGGAGGCGAGCAGCAGGTAGTCCTCGCCGATCCTCAGATCCTCGTCGAAGGAGAGCGTGTTGCCTTCGAGAAATGCCCGCCGGAAGACGGGTTTCATATAGCCGAAATTGTGCGTGCTACGGAAAATCCGGTTGGAGTCGATGAAGTTCGACAGGGTCAGAACCGGCGTGCGGGCCAGCAGGTCATGCGGGAACATCCGCTCCACACGGCCATCGAGATGCAGCACGTCGAGATTGTCGACGGCCACAGCCGCGTCCTGGTGTTCCGCAACGTCGATCAGGCGGCGCAGACGCTCGGGTCGCATCGTATCGTCGGAATCGAGCACCGCGATCCATCGGCCGCGGGCGATTGCAAAGCCGGCATTGCGCGCCCCGCCCGGTCCGCGATTATGCTTGAGCGCGACGAGCTGCACATTGGCCTCGCCCATGGAGGAAACGATGTGGCGGGTCTCGTCCGTCGAGCAATCGTCGACGACAATGATCTCCACCGTCACATCGCGCTGGGCCGCGGCACTGAGGATCGCGCGCTGGATCGTATCGGCTGCGTTGTAGGCGGCGATCACCACGCTGACATCGGGCTGAGATGTGCCGTTCATCGTACCGCCTCCAGCTTTCCATAGGGTTCGATGGTGCGGGCGCCGAACAGGCCGGCTATGGCGCCGGCATGAAGGAGGCCGCGCAGGAGAAAGCGATTGCGTCGTGCCGGCAGCAAAGCGAGCGCCAGCGCTGCGGCAAAGCAGGCGGTGCATTTGGTCGTTGCGAGCACCGCCGCCGCCCAGCGGGCAGCGCCTTCATGTCGTTCGGCCAGGATCCGGCCATGCGTCTGGCCCATGCGCAGACGCCGCTGCGCCAACCAGGAAAAGCGCGCGCGGGAAGCCGGCACGGGTTCGCGCACCCAGGCGTCCTTGGCAAAGGCGATGCGCCCGCCGGCTGCATGTACCTGATCGAAGAAAGCCGTGTCCTCGCCGCCGCTTCGCCCGAGTGCGAGATCAAAGCGTCGCCCTGCAATCGACGCGGCCGCGAGGCGCATCAGGACGTTGCAGGTATAGCCGGTGCGGATTTCGCCCTTCACCCAGACGGGATGGGTGGAATGGAAGTAGCCGTGCCGCATCCAGCCGGGTGCCTCCGGTGCATAGACCGCCTGGACAGGACCGAGAACGACATCGGCACCGCTTGTCTCTGCTTCGGCAAGCAGGCGGTCGAGCCAGAGCGGTTCCACCGTCTCGTCGTCATCGACGAAGGCGAGGAAATCGGCATCCGCCGCATCCAGGCAGGCGTTGCGAGCGATGGAGATGTTACCGGCCGGGCAATGCACATACACCAGCTCCACCGGCATCGCCGTCTGGGCGGCGTCCACGCGCTCGCGGGCGCTGGGCTCGGCATCGTTGTCGGCAACGATGATCCGCAGATGCACACCCTCGGGCACGATCAGCCGGGCGAGCGATGCCAGGGTGTCGTCAAGTGCCTCGCGACGGAAGGTGCAGACGGCGATGTCGGCGCGAAGCGGGGTCATGCCACCACCCTCCGCTGTCGGAGATCCAGCACCTCGCGCCAGAAACCGGCCGACCAGGCAAAATGCATGATCATCGCGGAGACGGCGGCGAGCGGGCCATAGGGATTGCGTTGCCCCAGTGCCATCCAGGCGCCGTAGCCGAGGCAGGCCGCCGCCCACAGCACGAACGGTACTGCTGCAATCCAGGTGATGGCCGCTAGAAAGGCGCCGACGGCAACCGGGGCAACCATCAGCGGAATCATCTGCCGGAGGCTCGGGCGCGAGCGGTGTTTCAGGAAATTGCGGGCCCTCCCGCGGCCATAGCGGAAATACTGCTTGAACAGCAGCGGCGCGCTGGCGCGGGGATAGTAGATCATGCTCGTTCGCGCCGTCATCCAGATGCGGTAGCCGGCCTTGTTGAGGCGGTAGTCGCATTCGGCGTCTTCGTTGGCGTTGAAATTCTCGTCATAGCCGCCGACCGCGCGAAAGGCCGAAATGCGCATCAGCGCGTGGTGGCCATGATCCACCCAGTGGCTTTCTGCCCCGGCGCGATGTTTGGCGCCGCCATTGCCGAGCACGGAATTCTGCGCGACGGCGGTGGCCTTCTGGAACAGGCCGAAACCAACGGTCTGCATGGCGACCACGACGGAATCAGCCTCGGTCGCCAGTGCCTCCTCGACCAGCACGCGGCAATAGTCGTGCGGATAGGTGCCGTGAGCGTCAATGCGGATCAGATAGTCGTGCTCCAGGCCGAAGGTTTCGACGGCGAGGTTGATGGCAGCGGCCTGGATGCGCCGCGGATTGTCGAGCACGTGCAGGTTCGGCAGGCTTTGCGCGAGGCGCTTGGCGATGTCGCGCGTTCCGTCCGTGCTGCCGCCATCCACGACCACGAGCGTGGCCGTGAGTTCCTTCAGTGTTGGCTCGAGCTGCTGGATCAGCGGCTCGAGATAGGACGCCTCGTTGAGGCACGGAATCACGATCAGGCAACGCACGGATTTTACAGCGTCAACGGTCATGGACATCCACCTTGGTTGCGACGAGGGAAGGGAGAGGGTGCGGCACAGCCGGTTGGGCGCCCGGTTGCCGAAGGGCTGCAAGGCGTTGGACAAACGCCGTGCAATCCGCCCGGTCGATGATCCATGGCCGCGGCCCGAGCTCAACGAGATTGGCGTGGAGTTCGCGGTAAGCCTTGCCGTCAAAGGCGGTGAACTGCTCGATCAGCGTTTCGGGCCGCGCGTCGGCAAGCGAAATGCCGACCCCGCGCTGAAGGGCAAGCCGCGCGGTTTCCGTGCCCGCAAGAACGATTGGCAGGGCGCCATGCCGGCAGCCTTCATAGAGCCGGTTGGGCAGGAGCCAGGCGGAATTCTGGCCTTCCTCGAAGAAATCGATCGCCCAGGAGAAATCCACCCCCGCATAGATCGCGGCAAGATCCTCCGGGTTGCGGTAAGGCCCCTCGAAGCGGATGAAGGGTTCGCGTGCGACCAGGCCATCGAAATCCTCGAACTCGGAGCGCGCCGGCCGGCCGCGCAACAGGACCTCGAAGCGCCCGTCCATGCGCCGGGTGAAATCCGACAGCAGTGCCAGGGATTTGCTGCAGCGGATCGCCCCGAACCAGCCGATACGCCAGGGCTCGTTCTCCGGCTTCGTCCGCGCCGGCAGTTCGTCCACGCTGCCATCCAGCTCCAGGACCTGGTTCTCCAGCAGATGCAGAGGTGCGCGAATGCCGGAGAGTGGCTTGAAGTAGTGTTCGACAAAGGCTGGCGAACTGGTGACGAGCAGGCTGGCGTTTCGGCCGAAACGGCTTTCCGCCGCGCGCAATGCACGGCCAACCAGATCCTTGCGCAGAAGCAGGCGGTGGACGTCGAGGCATTCGTAGACGATCGGAACCGCGCCGCCGAAATATGCCGCCGCCTTGTTGGCAAGCACCAGCATTTCGAGATTGCGAGCAATGATGACGTCGGGTCGAGCGACAGTGTGCAGCCGGCTCCCGAGTGTCGCCGTCGCGCCAATCACTGCCAGAAGGCGTCGAGCAAAGCGGGCGTCCTCGGTTGCGCCAAGCTCCAGCGGGACGATGCCCTCGATATCGGCAAGCCGGTTTTCGCCGCGCCGGAAACCGGCAAGCTTGATTTCGGCACCACCGGCGCGCAGCATCATCACCCGCCGGCGCACGGCCGGATCGGATAGGTCATGGACGAGATACAGGACACGGAGCATCAGGCAGATCCGATCGGGTTCAATTCATGAGGCAGGCGACGGAGCCGTCGAACTGGCAGGCTTCGCCTTCGGCGGTGAATGCAATGCGCTCGACCTCAAGCTTTGTCGGCCCGGCAAAGGCGAAGCGTCCCATCCAGTCGGACAGCGTGTCGGTGCCCCAGAGCGAGAGGAAAATCTTCTGGGCGTTGGTGGGGAGTTTTTGCGGATCCGTCACCTCGTGCACCAGCGCGCCATTGAGGTAGTAGCGAAGGCGATCCTTTTCCCAGACGAAGGCATAGTCGTTGAACCCGCTGTCGGCACCGCCAGGCACGTCGACCAGCTTTTCATTGCCGCCCTTGGCCGCGATGTACTGGTTGACCTGGACGCGTGACGTATCCTTGCCGAGAACCTCGAAATCGATCTCGTCATGCGGTTTCTTGTCGGTAGGGCCGATATAGGTGAAGAAGGCCGAGTTGAGCCCGGAGCCAGTGGCCGACTTCATGCGCACCTCATAGGTGCCGTAGCCGTAGCGCTGGCGCGTCTGCACCTCACCGCAGACGTATTGGCGCTCACCGCCTGACGCGGCATCGAAGGAGAGTTCCAGCTTGCCGTCACGCACCGCGACCTGCTTGGCCGACCAGGTGCAGTTCTGGTGGGCGCCGTTGTTCCAGCCGTCGGAGACGTACCAGAGCTTCTTGTCGAGCTGGTCGAACTCTTCGACGAAGGAGGTGCCGTCTGCATCCTCCTGAGCGGCGAGGGGACTGACTGTGGCCATCACGGCAAGAATTGCTGTGGTCCACAGGATCGTTTTCGAGGGAGACGTCATTGTCGTCACCTCCTTTGAGCGAGGGTGTCTGAGGGCTTCATCGGCGCATGTTGGGATCGTTCGGCCGATTGCCGTTTCTGGCCGCCGATGCGGCGACCGGTGAGGATGGCGTGCAGCGAGGGCAGAAAGCGCCGTGCCGCCGCATGCGTCGAAACGAGGATGGCGAGCGCCAGCACGGGGCTTGCCGCGTAAAACAGCGGATAATCGGGAATGCCGAGGCGGTTCCACACCATCCAGAACAGGATGAGCAGCGGATAGTGGGCACAGAAGATCCAGAAGCTGAGCCCGCCGAGCCGCGACAGGGCCTGACCCGTGCTGGTTCGAATGAGCAGCGCCGACAGCGCCCAGGCGCCGAAGATGCCGGCGATCGCCGCGAGACTGCGCGCCGCATCGAGCCAGACCGGGAACTCCGGGCCATAGGCATAGAGCGCCAGCGACAACAGGACGGCCATGGTGAGCACGGCCAACACGACAGGGGCTGCAAACCGATCCAGGCGCTTGATGTCGACGCGGTGCAGGGCGGCGCAGACGCCGAAACTGAAACCGAACAGGATTGCCTTCTTGAGGAAGATGCCGTTCGGTACCGGCAACACCGCATAGGCGAGCATCAGGGCGAGCACCGTGCGCGGGTAGCGCAGCAAGGCGAGAGCGATAAGCGGCGACAGCAGCAGGCAAAGCAGCAGGTCGCGCAGGAAATAGAGCGGGATGTTGATAGGCCAGGTTTCGATGGCGAGCGTGAGGTTCATCAGATCACGCGGCGAGGCGTTGACGACATCGGGCAGGTAGCCGAAACCGATGCCCTGCGACTGGACCGCATAGACGAGGACAAGGAAGGCCGTGTTCCACAACAGGAACGGCAGAAGGATCGTCGAGGCCTTCGTGCGCAGTGTCTTGGCGTAATCGAACGCCCCCCAGCCGCGCTGGAACAGCAGATAACCGGAAATGGCGCTAAGGCACGGCACGCCGATCCGGAAGAGGCTGTCGGCCAGGAACACGCGCATCCAGTCGAGCCCGCCGAACTGGCCGAGATATGGGCTGGTCGCCGGGTCATAGGGAACGTGCACGAAGATGATCCCGGAGATCAGCACGATGCGCATCACATTGATGCGCGCTGAAACGGTCGCGTCGATATCCACGGTGTGGGTCACCCCTCTGGTGGACCGTTCCCCCCGGACGGTCGTTCAAACAAGAGCAGACTCGAGCCTACGAAGAGCAGTGTGGGTGATGGGACGGCAGAAAATATGGCGGTGCAGCAAATTTTCGTGATCGCTTGGTTGCATTGCAGCATGGTCGGCCATGCCGATGGTCGCTGAAAATAGTCCGGCGGGGGCTGATGCAGGACAAACGAGCGCTAGGGCAGCAATACTTTGCAGATTATGCGAATATACTGATTTACCCGCAATTTATGGCTGCATACGGCCCTAACTTTTTTTCGCTCTGCTTAACCGTTCCGGCCGAACAAGACGGCAAATGAGGCGGAACGATACCGAATTGGGGCAGCTTACGGCAGGCTTGCCGCGGTTTGTGGCTTGGGGCGGCGAACAAGGGCGATCAATTTTCGCAGCAGCGGGCGTTCGGTCAACACCACCAAAGCCGTATAGATCACACCGCCAAGCAGAATGCCGAGGCCGACCTGCAGAACCGTGTGAACGTGGAGTGCCAGATAGTGGTCCAGTGCGTAACGGACCACGATCGCCATCAGCGCGGCCG
Encoded proteins:
- a CDS encoding glycosyltransferase family 4 protein, which translates into the protein MLRVLYLVHDLSDPAVRRRVMMLRAGGAEIKLAGFRRGENRLADIEGIVPLELGATEDARFARRLLAVIGATATLGSRLHTVARPDVIIARNLEMLVLANKAAAYFGGAVPIVYECLDVHRLLLRKDLVGRALRAAESRFGRNASLLVTSSPAFVEHYFKPLSGIRAPLHLLENQVLELDGSVDELPARTKPENEPWRIGWFGAIRCSKSLALLSDFTRRMDGRFEVLLRGRPARSEFEDFDGLVAREPFIRFEGPYRNPEDLAAIYAGVDFSWAIDFFEEGQNSAWLLPNRLYEGCRHGALPIVLAGTETARLALQRGVGISLADARPETLIEQFTAFDGKAYRELHANLVELGPRPWIIDRADCTAFVQRLAALRQPGAQPAVPHPLPSLVATKVDVHDR
- a CDS encoding glycosyltransferase family 2 protein; its protein translation is MTVDAVKSVRCLIVIPCLNEASYLEPLIQQLEPTLKELTATLVVVDGGSTDGTRDIAKRLAQSLPNLHVLDNPRRIQAAAINLAVETFGLEHDYLIRIDAHGTYPHDYCRVLVEEALATEADSVVVAMQTVGFGLFQKATAVAQNSVLGNGGAKHRAGAESHWVDHGHHALMRISAFRAVGGYDENFNANEDAECDYRLNKAGYRIWMTARTSMIYYPRASAPLLFKQYFRYGRGRARNFLKHRSRPSLRQMIPLMVAPVAVGAFLAAITWIAAVPFVLWAAACLGYGAWMALGQRNPYGPLAAVSAMIMHFAWSAGFWREVLDLRQRRVVA
- a CDS encoding glycoside hydrolase family 16 protein, translated to MATVSPLAAQEDADGTSFVEEFDQLDKKLWYVSDGWNNGAHQNCTWSAKQVAVRDGKLELSFDAASGGERQYVCGEVQTRQRYGYGTYEVRMKSATGSGLNSAFFTYIGPTDKKPHDEIDFEVLGKDTSRVQVNQYIAAKGGNEKLVDVPGGADSGFNDYAFVWEKDRLRYYLNGALVHEVTDPQKLPTNAQKIFLSLWGTDTLSDWMGRFAFAGPTKLEVERIAFTAEGEACQFDGSVACLMN
- a CDS encoding acyltransferase, yielding MTHTVDIDATVSARINVMRIVLISGIIFVHVPYDPATSPYLGQFGGLDWMRVFLADSLFRIGVPCLSAISGYLLFQRGWGAFDYAKTLRTKASTILLPFLLWNTAFLVLVYAVQSQGIGFGYLPDVVNASPRDLMNLTLAIETWPINIPLYFLRDLLLCLLLSPLIALALLRYPRTVLALMLAYAVLPVPNGIFLKKAILFGFSFGVCAALHRVDIKRLDRFAAPVVLAVLTMAVLLSLALYAYGPEFPVWLDAARSLAAIAGIFGAWALSALLIRTSTGQALSRLGGLSFWIFCAHYPLLILFWMVWNRLGIPDYPLFYAASPVLALAILVSTHAAARRFLPSLHAILTGRRIGGQKRQSAERSQHAPMKPSDTLAQRR